From Nicotiana tabacum cultivar K326 chromosome 15, ASM71507v2, whole genome shotgun sequence, the proteins below share one genomic window:
- the LOC107762073 gene encoding ATP synthase subunit gamma, mitochondrial — MAMAALRREGRRFAINPCPLNTLRSSLVPSEEPVSSGVRYISTQVVRNRMKSVKNIQKITKAMKMVAASKLRAIQTRAENSRGLWQPFTALLGDTPSVDVKKNVIITISSDKGLCGGINSTSVKISRAFHKLNSGPEKENKYVVLGEKAKAQLVRDSKKDIELIMTELQKNPLNYTQVSVIADDILKNVEFDALRIIYNKFQSVVAFLPTMSTVLSPEVVERESESGGKLGELDSYEVEGAETKSEVLQNLSEFQFSCVLFNALLENATSEQGARMSAMDSSSRNAGDMLDRLTLTYNRTRQASITTELIEIISGASALEG; from the exons ATGGCGATGGCTGCTTTGAGACGTGAGGGAAGGCGTTTCGCCATTAATCCCTGCCCTCTCAACACTCTCCGGTCTTCTCTCGTTCCTTCCGA GGAACCAGTCTCATCAGGAGTTCGGTATATTTCAACACAAGTTG TCAGAAATCGAATGAAGAGTGTCAAAAATATCCAGAAGATTACAAAGGCTATGAAGATGGTTGCTGCTTCAAAGCTTAGAGCTATTCAGACTAGAGCTGAAAATTCACGCGGACTATGGCAGCCATTTACTGCACTTCTTGGCGACACTCCCA GTGTTGATGTGAAGAAGAATGTTATCATAACCATCTCTTCAGACAAAGGTCTTTGTGGTGGAATTAATTCTACATCCGTCAAGATTAGCAGGGCTTTTCATAAGCTAAATTCTG gtcctgaaaaggaaaataaatatgTTGTCTTGGGGGAAAAGGCAAAGGCTCAGTTGGTGCGAGATTCAAAGAAGGACATTGAGCTGATCATGACCGAGTTGCAGAAAAATCCTCTTAACTACACACAG GTTTCTGTCATTGCAGATGACATCTTGAAGAATGTGGAATTTGATGCACTGAGGATCATTTATAATAAGTTCCAGTCAGTAGTCGCATTTTTGCCAACGATGTCTACTGTACTTTCCCCAGAG GTTGTGGAGAGAGAGTCTGAATCCGGTGGAAAGCTTGGGGAACTCGATTCTTATGAAGTTGAAGGCGCCGAGACGAAGTCTGAAGTTCTTCAGAATCTATCCGAGTTCCAATTTTCATGT GTTTTGTTCAATGCATTGCTGGAGAATGCTACTAGTGAGCAAGGAGCAAGAATGTCTGCCATGGATAGTTCCAGCAGAAATGCTGGTGATATGCTTGATCGTCTCACTCTCACTTACAACAG